One window of Diabrotica undecimpunctata isolate CICGRU chromosome 8, icDiaUnde3, whole genome shotgun sequence genomic DNA carries:
- the LOC140448158 gene encoding uncharacterized protein → MEATLIFSVCYRTPEGFVTEEFEQLEYDTVEHLKINIHRVFDIPPHRQIIDGWATEPESDQSILQACTHLGRMNYLILICRQEEQIPTDNTYNAQENDRDCMETRAVKSCIRKVNTHIVASGTRFNINKLSEVKESVLLAPPLNRKILVLYMHNSREEFSTTFLRYLRDEQIAGILRDYFYIIGWDVENRTYHPALCKAVEDANFGQLSALIQSEACAAVIIQNINGSLRILSFLIGDDVVSSRDSFLLYLQNCRDFLIVDRMLVNGLDRSSQSNEITSETFQEMMADRLGDRDYDSFAFDEHHLLKKKIGFAWFGQPNQETGNGYDEAQNSQIDKVFNAILKHNNLYAEYQDQIEVAVIYVVLEPTHTQAVDRRREDPNYNPRTDISPIPIFVLRKCRVERGEACRIFIDHDGRVYSNWQNYLTNNKLPESVMVLPKNGRYQVENDRVLLEKHETPSCGVLNTVLRGGDRISAVTGIGSGALMIAGAVTSVIGAPVLLGAAAVGATAGIYSIGRSAFGLADKYTHDENLSIFNSEARGIYINILAGSLGFVGAGANMAVSQLISRGANIGQGVGLAVNAISVANIGISGIGIINSSYDVFDMWINHNQAPSALTILQLSSSVLFFGNAVYNFRTVGQMIDETQGRVLEDYHDSLRSNRHRKTFNKLMKETIRQNEGNQVQGRAEVIKTIRNIANKDDVFAVLTRNNRLMNRNGIRFSANGGEITLNGLTINMNEFIGMNNERARAFLSNLHTESHISISDTNSMIDNFSLNNWSIPNVEVFAGFAFTLTSIFSNDIQCMIMELVERAIELLLKYFNRIVKETFGNSAHQEIMVAVMEYFAGQASTVLQRYTTWRSTGNPHYYELYFVQVPVDPSERRRWIFSRMVKICHEAGEFIVNIKDYLEAWLLNRIAQRQLRDEAIGRRDEHSSRNTNTVSCTICGGNYFTQP, encoded by the exons ATGGAAGCAACATTGATCTTTTCTGTTTGCTATAGAACACCAGAAGGTTTCGTTACGGAAGAATTTGAACAGTTAGAATATGATACTGTTG AACATCTAAAAATTAATATCCACCGTGTCTTTGACATTCCACCGCATAGACAAATAATAGATGGATGGGCCACCGAACCTGAAAGCGATCAGTCTATACTTCAAGCATGCACGCATTTAGGACGcatgaattatttgattttaatctGTAGACAGGAAGAACAAATTCCAACAGACAACACTTACAATGCTCAGGAAAATGACAGAG ATTGTATGGAAACCAGAGCAGTAAAAAGTTGTATAAGAAAAGTTAATACCCACATAGTAGCGTCAGGCACAAGGTTTAATATAAACAAATTATCCGAAGTTAAGGAATCTGTACTTCTTGCTCCTCCTCTAAAT AGAAAAATTCTAGTTTTATATATGCACAATTCAAGGGAGGAATTTTCAACTACTTTTTTAAGATATTTACGAGATGAACAAATAGCTGGCATTTTGAGAGACTATTTCTATATTATTGGATGGGATGTTGAAAACAGAACTTATCACCCGGCGCTTTGTAAAGCAGTAGAAGATGCTAACTTCGGTCAACTATCTGCATTAATTCAGTCTGAAGCATGCGCAGCAGTTATTATTCAGAATATAAACGGATCTCTCAGGATTCTTTCATTTTTAATTGGAGACGACGTGGTTTCGAGCCGTGActcatttttattatatctacAAAATTGTCGAGACTTTTTGATTGTGGATCGCATGCTTGTAAACGGATTAGATCGTTCTTCACAAAGCAACGAAATAACCTCAGAAACTTTTCAAGAAATGATGGCAGACAGACTTGGCGATAGAGATTACGATAGTTTCGCTTTCGACGAACATCatctattaaaaaagaaaattggttttGCATGGTTTGGTCAACCAAATCAAGAAACAGGAAATGGATATGACGAAGCTCAAAATTCGCAAATCGACAAAGTGTTCAATgctattttaaaacataata ATTTATACGCTGAATACCAAGATCAAATTGAAGTAGCTGTTATTTATGTCGTCTTAGAGCCTACCCATACACAAGCCGTAGATCGCAGGAGAGAAGACCCAAACTATAATCCACGTACTGATATATCTCCTATTCCGATATTTGTTTTAAGAAAGTGTCGAGTAGAAAGAGGTGAAGCTTGTCGAATTTTTATCGATCACGATGGCAGAGTGTATTCAAATTGGCAAAATTATTTAACAAATAACAAGTTACCTGAAAGTGTGATGGTGTTACCAAAAAATGGAAG atACCAAGTAGAGAATGACAGGGTATTACTCGAAAAACACGAAACTCCCAGCTGTGGGGTATTAAACACAGTACTAAGAGGTGGTGATAGAATTAGTGCGGTGACTGGTATTGGATCTGGTGCTCTTATGATTGCTGGTGCTGTAACAAGTGTTATTGGCGCTCCCGTTCTGCTTGGTGCAGCTGCCGTAGGAGCTACAGCTGGTATTTACAGTATTGGTAGAAGTGCTTTTGGTTTGGCCGATAAATATACCCACGACGAG AATTTAAGTATTTTTAACTCAGAAGCACGAggaatatatattaatattctgGCTGGATCTTTGGGATTTGTTGGAGCGGGAGCAAATATGGCTGTTTCTCAATTAATTTCACGTGGAGCTAATATTGGTCAG GGAGTTGGATTGGCAGTTAATGCGATTAGTGTTGCAAACATAGGAATTAGTGGTATTGGCATCATAAACTCCAGCTACGATGTCTTTGATATGTGGATAAACCATAACCAGGCTCCTTCCGCATTGACAATATTACAATTGTCTTCATCAGTATTGTTCTTTGGAAATGCAGTATATAACTTCAGAACTGTTGGACAAATGATAGACGAAACACAGGGTAGGGTTTTAGAAGATTATCATGACTCCTTGAGATCTAACAGACACAG gaaaacCTTTAACAAACTTATGAAAGAAACAATTAGGCAAAACGAAGGTAATCAAGTACAAGGAAGGGCGGAAGTTATCAAGACGATACGAAATATTGCAAATAAAGACGATGTATTTGCAGTTCTTACAAGAAATAATAGGTTGATGAATAGAAATGGTATTCGTTTCTCCGCAAATGGAGGAGAAATAACACTAAATGGTCTAACGATCAACATGAATGAATTTATAGGAATGAACAATGAACGTGCAAGAGCTTTTTTGTCAAATTTGCATACAGAATCGCACATATCAATAAGTGATACTAATTCTATGATTGATAATTTCTCTTTAAATAATTGGTCTATACCTAATGTTGAAGTATTTGCTGGATTTGCCTTCACCTTAACTAGCATATTCTCAAATGATATCCAATGCATGATAATGGAATTAGTAGAAAGGGCCATAGAACTTctcttgaaatattttaatcgtATAGTTAAGGAAACATTTGGTAACTCAGCACATCAAGAAATAATGGTCGCTGTAATGGAATACTTCGCAGGACAAGCATCAACGGTTCTTCAGAGATACACTACATGGCGCAGTACTGGGAATCCCCATTACTATGAACTGTACTTCGTACAAGTACCGGTAGATCCATCTGAAAGGAGGAGATGGATTTTTAGCAGAATGGTTAAAATTTGTCATGAAGCTGGTGAATTTATTGTTAATATCAAGGATTATTTGGAAGCGTGGTTACTAAATAGAATAGCTCAGCGACAGCTCAGAGATGAAGCTATTGGAAGAAGGGACGAGCATTCGTCCAGAAACACTAATACGGTTTCTTGTACTATTTGTGGAGGAAATTATTTTACACAACCATAA